The DNA window GGCGGGGATGCCGGCCTCCTCCAGCTGCCGCAGGAGTTCCGCCGCGGGACGCGTGCTCACCCACGCCGCGACCATCTTGTCCACGTCGTCGGCGCCGGCCACCCGGTCCGCGGAGCGGGCGTAGCGCGGGTCCTGCGCCAGCTCCTCGCCCCCCATCAGCGCCGCCAGGCGCTTCCACAGGGAGTCCGTGCCGGCGTTGAGCACGACCCAGGCCCCGTCCCCCGAACGGTAATTCCCCGCGGGCGACACGCCGGGATGCCGGTTCCCGCTGCGCTCGCGCACCAGTCCGATCTTCTGGTAGGCGGTGAGCATGCCCTCCGAGCCGCGGAAGATCCCCTCGTAGAGGGCCAGGTCGATCTCCTGCCCGCCACCCCCGTTCCGGTCGCGATGGTACAGCGCGAGCATCACCGCGAAGGCGCCGAAGGAGGCCGCGAGATAGTCGCCCAGAGCAAAGCCCTGGCGAACCGGCTCCGCGTCTGGAAACCCCGACACGTAGGTCAGGCCGGCGAAGGCGGATGCGACCCGGTCGAAGGCCCCCTTGTGCCGGTATGGCCCAGTTTGCCCGTAGCCCGAGACCCGAAGCAGGACGAGCCCGGGGTTCTCCTGCGCCAGCGACTCGTAGCCGAGGCCCCACTGCTCCAGCGTGCCGGGGCGGAAGTTCTCCGCGAGGACGTCACAGCCGGCCGCGAGCTGGCGGAGGATCGCCTGGCCGCGCGGGAGCCGGAGGTTCAACGTGATCGATTTCTTGTTGCGGGCTTCCTGGAGCCAGAGGAGGGGCCGGCCCTCGTAGCGAGGGCCGAACTGGCGCAGGAGGTCCCCCGTGGCCGGCTCTTCCACCTTGATGACCTCGGCCCCGAATTCTCCGAGCAAGGTGGCCGCGACCGGCGCCCCCAGAACGGTGGCCAGGTCGAGCACACGGATACCGGTCAAGGATTGCGGTGTCGGATCCAGCTGGTCCTCCTCTTCTCTCGCGTTCTGCCGCGTGTGCCGGCCGGGGCAAGACCGCGCTCTGGCTCAACTATGGTGCCGGGAGGGGGAATCGAACCCCCACGGGCGTTGCCGCCCAAAGGGTCTTGAGTTCTGGAAGGTATCTTACACAGTTGCCGCAAACGGACAAGCTGCCCTTCTCCCCTTTGCCCCCTTTCATGCCGATTGGTGCTGGCACAAGGTGGGCAGCCCTCAAGGAGAGAAGGCGCAGCCCCCGCGCGTCATCGCCACCGTCCAGGACCCGGCCGGTCGCGCGCACGATCCTCGCCCCCCTCGGCCTCCCCTGCGCCCTTCAGCCTGCCGGCCCCGCCCCGCGCTCGCACCACGCCCGTTCCTTGACGGCGCACCCGCAGCGGGAGCAGGATTGCCGCAGCCCACAGGGCGATGACGGCTGCCGATGCGCGCTGGGCTCCCTCATGGGGCTGAGCTTGCCCGGGGGCCGGGCCAGAGGGTCCACGCGGCCGGCCGCCCGAATCGCGTTCATGATGGCCAGGTACTCCCGGGAGGGGCTCATCGAGGAGGGAGGGACGCGATGACGGACACGCCGATGACCGAGCAAGGGCCGATCCTGGACCAGAGCCTCCGCGAGGGGGCCATCGCCGTCCACGTGCATGCCGATCCGTGCAGCCTCATCGCGCGGAACCAGGATTTCTGCCCCCCCTCGGCCCGGCCGATCGGCCTCGACGACACGGCGCCGGCACCGGGCGGCAACCGCTGATGAGCGGCCCCTGGCCGGCTTTCACGGCGGCGGCGGTGCAGGCGGCGCCCGTGTACCTCGACCGCCAGGCCACCGTGGACAAGGCCTGCGCCCTGATCCGCGAGGCCGGGCGCGCCGGGGCCAGGCTGGTGGCCTTCCCCGAGGTCTTCGTCCCCGGCTTCCCCCACTGGATCTACCTCGATCGCCCGCAGCCCAACGAGCGCTACTTCGTCGAGCTGGTGAGGGAAGCGGTGCAGGTGCCGGGCCCCGAGACTGAGCGCCTCGGCCAGGCGGCGCGGGAGGCCGGTGCCCACGTGGTGATCGGGGTCAACGAGCGGAGCCCCCGGAGCATGGGGGAGCTGTTCAACACCAACCTCCTCTTCGGGCCCGACGGCTCGCTCCTGGGGCGGCATCGCAAGCTGATGCCGACCTATGCGGAGAAGATGGTGTGGAGCTTCGGCGACGGCTCGACGCTTCGCGTGTACGACACCGCGGTGGGGCGGCTCGGCACCCTCTGCTGCGGGGAGAACACCAACCCGCTGGCCCGGTTCGCCCTCATCGCGCAGGGCGAGCAAGTCCACGTGGCCAATTACCCCGCGCGGCCGGCGGGAGACCCCTATGACCTCACGCGGGCCATCGAGATCCGCTCCGCCGCCCATGCCTTCGAGGGCAAGTGCTTCGTGCTGGTGGCGGGGAGCCTCATCAGCGCCCCCATGCGCGAGCGGCTCGGCGACACGGCCGAGAAGCGCCGGCTCCTCGGCGACGGGAGCATGACGTTCACCGGCATCCTCGGCCCGGACGGCCGCGTCATCGCGGGGCCCGCGGCGCCGGACCGGGAGGAGATCGTCTACGGCAAGATCGAGCTCGAGGCGATCATCCGGCCCAAGATCCTCCACGACGTGGCCGGCAACTACAACCGCTTCGACGTGCTGTCGCTCCAGCTGAACCGCGCGCCCCTGGCGGCGATCCACGAGGCGATGCCGGCGCTGACGGACTCCGAGGGCCCGGGGCCCGACACCCGGGCGCTGCTGGACGAGCTCCGCCGCCGCGTGGGCTCGGCCTCCCACGAGGAGCTCCGGGCGCTCGTCGCCTCGCTGCTGGCGGCCCTGGACGCCGGGTAGCGCCTGCGCCTCCCCGGCAGGGACATGTCCCACAGGAGACTGACACGATGGGAACAGGGAACTCCGCCTGGCTCTGGTTTTCGGCCGTCGCGACGGTGTCTGTGGCACCGGTTCTCATCTCGATTCCCTTCTTCGCCAAGAATTTCCAGGTCAAGCCGGAGGCCTTCACGACCTGGTACTTCGCCAGCGTCTCCGTCGGCGTCGCGGTGTGGCTCTGGCTGGCCGGCCGTGCGGCGGACCTCCGCCCCGGGGGAGCCGTCGCGGCCCTGGGCATCGTGCTGGTCGGGCTGAGCTTCGGCGCGGCCGCGAACGGGTTCCTTTTCCACGCGGTGTCCGTGGCGCCCAATCCCGGGCTCCCGTCTGTCATGTACAGCGGCGCCAGCGTCATCGTCTTCTTCGCATCCGCGGCCCTCGCAGATCGTCTCCCCAGGCTCTTCGACCAGGTGAGCACGGACATCGACCGGTTTCTGGGCATCCTGCTCATGATTGCCGGCGTCTTCCTCATCGCCGGAGGATGGCCGCTCGTGAAGGGGGCCCTCACAAGGAGTTCGTTCTGATGCCTCGGCCCCGTGTGCGGCACACGGGTTCTTGAGGCGCCGGACCCGCTCGCGCGCGAGCGCCTGATATACTCGGCCGGTGCGTGCCGCCGATCTCCCCCTGGTCGATGTCACGATCCTGGACCTCACCCGCGTCCTCGCCGGGCCCTACTGCACCCGCTTGCTGAGCGACCTGGGCGCCCGCGTCATCAAGATCGAGCGCCCAGGCGAGGGCGACGAGATGCGGCGCGCCTACCTGCAGCTCGAAGGCAACCGCACGGACCAGAGCACCTATTTCACCCGTGTGAACGCGGGCAAGGAGAGCGTCGCCGTCGACATGTCACGTCCCGACGGCCAGGCCATCATCCGCGACCTGGCGCGCGTGGCCGAGGTGGTGGTGGAGAACTTCATGCCCGGCGTGGTGGCCAGGCTGGGCTGCGACTACGAGACGCTCCGGGCGGTGAAGCCCGACATCATCTACTGCTCCATCTCGGGCTTCGGCCAGACGGGGCCGTGGCGCGCGCGACCCGCGCTCGCCCACACCATCAACGCCATCTCCGGCCTCATGCACCTGGAACAGGGCGAGGAGCCGGCGCCGCGGGCCTCCAACCTGCAGGCTGCCGACGTCCTGGCCGCCACCCATGCCGCCAGCGCGATTCTGGCGGCGATCATCCGGAGAAGTCGCACCGGCAGGGGCGCACACCTCGATGTCTCCATGCTCGAGGCGCTCATCGCCGCCGACAGCGTGACCTATGCCGCCGTGCTCAACGGCGGCGAGGAGCACGGCAACCCGCGCCCCGGCATGGTCGTCGCCCCCATCGGCGACGGCTGCGTGGCCCTGCAGTTCGTGGGCGCCCCGCAGCTCTGGCCCCGCCTGCTGGCCGTCATGGGGCGGCCCGACCTGGATCAGGACCCGCGCTTCGATAGCGACGAGAAGCGGCGTGTCAACTGGGGCGACCTGCGGCAGATCGTCGAGTCGTGGCTCGCGACGTTCCGCACGATGGCGGACGCCCTCAAGGCGCTCTCGGATGCGCGCATCCCGTGCGCACCGGTACTCCGCCCGGCCGAGGTGATCGCCGAACCCCACCTGTCCGAGCGGCAGTTCTTCCCGACGGTGACGCATCCGGCTCGTGGCGCCGTGCGCGTGACGGCCAGCCCCTTCCACCTCGACGGCGTGCCGGTGCATCCCCGGGGGCCCGCGGCCTACCGCGTTGGCGAGCATACGCGGGCGGTGCTCGGCGACCTGCTCGGCTACCCGGCGGAGCGCATCGACCAGTTGCGGCGCTCAGGGGTCGTCGACATCCCGTAGCCGCGCGTCCTGCCAGGACCCGACTCGCAATCCCGGCCCGACCCACCCCGCCCGGTCGATGGCCGGCATGCCTTGGCGGGCCGCTGCAGGGCCGCGTCGATCCGTGCCAGCACCGCCGGCTCGTCCCCGGGGATCCGCCGGTGAAGGAGAACACCTGCGTGGCGCCCGCTCGACCTTGCTCGGAGCCGTGCGTCCGCCACTGGTGGTGCCGGGAGGGGGAATCGAACCCCCACGGGCGTTGCCGCCCAAAGGTTTTTGAGACCTTCGCGTCTGCCAGTTCCGCCACCCCGGCCCGAGCCGCGCCGCCAGTGTAAACGTCAGGCATCGACGGGCACAAGCACTGCTCCCGGCATCCTCCACACGCCCGCCGCGCTGACCGGTCGGAAGCGCCTCGGCATGGGCGTGGCGAGATCCCCTTGACGCGCCCCCGTCGCCGGGTTTACCGTTTGGCTCATGTTCGTGATTCTTCTTGCCTATGGGCCTTGTATCCGGGGAGATCGGGGGCCCCGTCTATCCCATGCTCCAACCGCGTTCCGCCTCCCAGGCCGAGGCGTCTTCTAGCGGGGTGAGCGCACCCCTCGCGCCCTGCTCCATCGCGCAGAGGGGCCTCGAGCACCCCGGGGAAATGCCCTCAGAACGGCCTGCACGGAGAGATCGCGATGCGATCTCTGCTGACCGCCCCGAGGGGTCCGAGTATGCGAAGCGGGTCCCGGAGAGCGACTGGGCCCTGAAGGTTGCGTTCATACCGACAGTAGGACGAGGCATTCCGCCGGAGGAACATACGATGGTGTGTCGCCAGTGCCAGCAGGAGAATCCGCCGAAGGCGAAATTCTGCAA is part of the Candidatus Rokuibacteriota bacterium genome and encodes:
- a CDS encoding CoA transferase, which encodes MDPTPQSLTGIRVLDLATVLGAPVAATLLGEFGAEVIKVEEPATGDLLRQFGPRYEGRPLLWLQEARNKKSITLNLRLPRGQAILRQLAAGCDVLAENFRPGTLEQWGLGYESLAQENPGLVLLRVSGYGQTGPYRHKGAFDRVASAFAGLTYVSGFPDAEPVRQGFALGDYLAASFGAFAVMLALYHRDRNGGGGQEIDLALYEGIFRGSEGMLTAYQKIGLVRERSGNRHPGVSPAGNYRSGDGAWVVLNAGTDSLWKRLAALMGGEELAQDPRYARSADRVAGADDVDKMVAAWVSTRPAAELLRQLEEAGIPAEKLYTVADIAADPHFRERNIVEIDDPRVGRLAMVGVVPKLSKTPGTIKWAGPDKGQHNAEVYGALLGLGAEELAALRRDGVI
- a CDS encoding carbon-nitrogen hydrolase family protein, encoding MSGPWPAFTAAAVQAAPVYLDRQATVDKACALIREAGRAGARLVAFPEVFVPGFPHWIYLDRPQPNERYFVELVREAVQVPGPETERLGQAAREAGAHVVIGVNERSPRSMGELFNTNLLFGPDGSLLGRHRKLMPTYAEKMVWSFGDGSTLRVYDTAVGRLGTLCCGENTNPLARFALIAQGEQVHVANYPARPAGDPYDLTRAIEIRSAAHAFEGKCFVLVAGSLISAPMRERLGDTAEKRRLLGDGSMTFTGILGPDGRVIAGPAAPDREEIVYGKIELEAIIRPKILHDVAGNYNRFDVLSLQLNRAPLAAIHEAMPALTDSEGPGPDTRALLDELRRRVGSASHEELRALVASLLAALDAG
- a CDS encoding CoA transferase — protein: MRAADLPLVDVTILDLTRVLAGPYCTRLLSDLGARVIKIERPGEGDEMRRAYLQLEGNRTDQSTYFTRVNAGKESVAVDMSRPDGQAIIRDLARVAEVVVENFMPGVVARLGCDYETLRAVKPDIIYCSISGFGQTGPWRARPALAHTINAISGLMHLEQGEEPAPRASNLQAADVLAATHAASAILAAIIRRSRTGRGAHLDVSMLEALIAADSVTYAAVLNGGEEHGNPRPGMVVAPIGDGCVALQFVGAPQLWPRLLAVMGRPDLDQDPRFDSDEKRRVNWGDLRQIVESWLATFRTMADALKALSDARIPCAPVLRPAEVIAEPHLSERQFFPTVTHPARGAVRVTASPFHLDGVPVHPRGPAAYRVGEHTRAVLGDLLGYPAERIDQLRRSGVVDIP